The window CTAGAGCGGCAACACTGAacgcttttgtaaactagcttgAGTTATCAGATAATCCCCCAGCCCTACTTTATATCACTTCATTCATTGTTAGCGACTTACCTTGGGCAAGACGCCAGTCACGCCGGCAAACAGACACAAGAAGAACCTGGAGGGAAGCACAGTGAATAATACTGGCAACGCTACATGACTCACACTACTTGGAAGTGACCTACTTACTTCTTGGCCTTGCTGCTGTTGGGATAGTCCACCACCATGCCTCCGCTGAACCCCGCCCTCATGGCCTGTGCCGTGATCAGTTCCAGCTGCCAGAAGGGgtaaaaggggggtggggggtgtaaATCAAGTGAAGATGAGTGACGGGAACAAACTTCCTCACTGCTCATCAGCGGACACCCCCTTCTTACCTGTTCCGAGTTCTCAGGATAGAGCTGAAAAACAGCCCTGGCGCCTCTTGACTGAAATATGGAGAACAAGAGAGGTCATGATAACAGTTTGTTGCACGACATGGAATATGGAAAGCACGGCTAGGCAATTAATCACTTTGATTGATTAATTCGAGTATATTGTTAAgactgatttattattattatttttttttaaaccagagaGAAGCTAGTTCACCAAAGCCAATGTTAAAGTACTAATTTGGGGGAATTTAAGTTTATTCATGAGAGTAAATAAACAGGTCTCTATAACAATAAGCACAATTTGGGCAATTGTTTGTGCTCCAAGAACAAGTGTCCAAAGAGTTTACCCCGTTCGCCCCTCAATGGctcaaatattaattaattagggtttttttttcgaGGGACACTGTACAGAATACTCACGCTGTTTTTTGTATGACGTAAAAGGGACCCGGTGGAAGACAATCACAGTCACTAAAAAATACATTCCAAATGtttccaaatccaaacaaatggGAGGTCGCTTAGAATTCCTAAGCATATTGTGTTCAACCTCAATGATCCACtgtaaaattaataaatcaataatgtgAATAAAATTTACCAAAGAAGAATAGAGAGTACTAAAAAAGGCGTAGAGTCGCTTGGGAGGACCGTGTGTGCGCTTGTCGGCGTTGCAGAGCCACTGAAGAGCTGAGATACTGACAAGGGACAAAAACACAAGGTCAGTTTACTGAAATAGTCCAATACATCCAGAGAAAATGCCAGGGCATTTGCTACATTTGGTACCTAATGCAGCCGTCAAAGGTTGCTGGTCGGAAAGGCATCCCTTGGCCCATGTCTCCAAATAGAAGATCTCCTTCCACCTCTCTGTCCAGTGCCACATCTGACACACATCATACAAATGTATAATTGGTCTGCTTTCACAAGCAGACGGTCACAAATGCTCACTCAGTTAGCTGCagtaatttattcatttttcacaaaCGAATATATGCCTTGTTCTAAGCATTGGTAtgctgtctgtctgcctgtgttgctgcaccatttgtgttcagatatatgttgcttaaagggttataacaccacacTATCGaagctagtttcgttagccccACTATGGCGTTCGCGCTGTttgtagcattaagctaagcagacttGAACAAAGCAAAACTATGTGGTTTGTGTTTGCAAAAATGTacggttattttttttctttgttgtattttttagtttgatagtaaacttcaactgggagtggtatTAAACAGCttaatctttcttttttaaatgtgtgttctCTCTCTGCCAAAATGcttcttgttgtgaagtttCCTGCCGCCATCTAGCGCTCATTACCCTAATTTTTGCTAGCAACTCAAGACGAAAGAATCACCCGAGCGCTGGCTCtcatctcgaaaaactcagaGTTAGGTAAGTTGAGATCCCACTGTACACTAGTGCTAATTATCACACTTAACCCAATGGAGTAGACAAGAATGATACAGAAAAATTCACCCAGCATTGCCGTGCTGATGTCGACTCCGACCCAGTAGTGGCCTTCCTCTGTCAGGTAGTCGCCACTGAGCCCCGAGCCACACCTGAAAGGGGGGaaagattttaaataaaaccacTGGCTGCTTTTCaactcagacacacacaaaaatattgttacGTTACTTTACAAGACATTCGACTCAGTGAGGGTACATGGCATTAAAAAGGGGTGAAATTTACACATGATTTAGTTTTTAGGTTTACTCCCTAAACAATGACATTAGGTCCAaggagatccaatacaagagttgtaAAGACAAGTTAAAAATACTCAAGATTCTTTATTGTCGTTGTACAAGACACACTGAAATTTAGGTGCACTCAAGAACTAGACCCAATTCATATCAGTATTAAAGACAAGTAATAAGCACTTCCATTCATGTTCCACTCATATTCTGCAGACCACATTTAAACCATTCACTCAATACTAGCATATGCATTTAAAGGACAGAGAGTCAATTACtcataataacaacaacaaaatgcatgTAGTTAAAAATGGATTGGTCCATATTGCACACATCATATATAAGATATcacataataaatacaaatatacctTAATGCTGGCATGTTTCATTTTGAAGTTCAGTCTGGAAATGGGCTTGGGATAGAAGCTGTTCATAAATCTGCTACATAAAAAGTTGTACCTTTACAAAAGTATTGATGCTGTTTTGAGCGACACTCTCAGAGAGGTATTCAGTTACCAATGTCTTTTGTGCACTTGGAGTTTATAATGTTGAGCTACATCAGTGGGACAAGTTATTAAGCAACAATTAACAGTGATACAACTAGCTCTCTGACAGTGATAACCATAAAATTAGCAACATAATCTTTGTAAACGAAGCCATTTTGAACACAATTCATATGGGGCCGTTCGCCATGACATCACCAAATGGTCATGTGGTGTGTCGGTTGGCAAGATATCTGTAAAATTCACGGTCAGACCAGGAGTCATTGGGTTGTTCACGcttattttcattaatttattaTGGTAGCGCCATGTTGCATTATGGGCTGTACATACAGATTTGACAAGAACGATCCGATGATCATTTACCACATACCGAAGAACCGTGAAGTAACCATCATGCAACAAGTGGAAACTCAACGACCATGCTTGCTTTCGGCACTTTGTATAATGGTAAGACACATAACTTTGTATTAACTTGTCTTGCAAGATAACATTATAATATTAGATATCATATTTTTCCTGTATTAAGCTTTATATTTTTCACACTATGCACAAAAGCAATGATGAAAGATGAATCCCACTCTCAAATACTTTAAGCCTGCATtacttttggtgatattttacCTTTTATAGTAGGCCTACTATTGTACAATACAAACTATGAATAGGATATGAGCCTAAAGCTTTAaccaaatatgcaaatacacgTCATGTATTGAAACGTGACACCGTCTGAACATTTTCCAATCAACAACTGAATGATTAACACTTACTTGAATGAGTCAAGAGACTTGGAGGCTTTTACGAAGGCCTATATTAAAAGTTGCCAATCAAATACATCCCCTCAGGTCAGGTGGATGGATTTGGGAACCATTTGTCCATAACTGTGTATTTAAGGCAAATTCTAGTTGCCACTATTGTACAGAAGGTTTACTGCAAATCTTTGCTTGGCATCAGCTGTGACAAACTTTAATACTGTGATAAAAAGCCACGAAAACCAAGATTCTCAGCCAATATTATATGGAAGCGGTGGTGGGGTCTTCTGccaatccattttttttgcaaaagcgAACAATTGGGTCATAATGTTTCGTGAATCCTTCCCATTGTATCTCTTGATAGTGTAAGTGTACCTAACAAAGTGTCCAAGGAGCATAATCTTTAGGCTTGACTACTTCAATGAGGCCACATTAAAGTGCGAATGCAAGTACAGTTTCATTGGCTCACCCCACATCCAGCAGGAAGCACGGCTGTCCCTCTGGAAGATTCAAAAGCTCCACGGCTCTCTCCGACATCTGAGTTTGGATCGCAATCATTCGAGAGCTgataaaaagcaaatgacaccGACATTTATTGGAACATCGTCTCACGAGACTTTTGACAATACAGAGCCTTTCTTATTACTGAAATGCACATTTACTACCTCATAATTCCTTCACTTATACACATATTACAAGATGTAGACAGGTGGGAGCTTTATGTATAGTGTGTGTATACAGGTTATTATATAGCTTTTGTGTGGAGGAGcaaaaggaaaataagaaataaaaaaaaaactaggttCCCAACtagaaaacatttgaatttagtggaccaggaaaaaaacaaccgtTTTCTAGTTTATAatacattaattttaacaagtgTGAAGTCAACTTGAGTCACTGACAGTAACAGGATGCATTCAGACTTACTTCTGAGAGTATTTCTTGGCCTCCTCTGCATTGTAAAACTGTGTAGGAGAGAACGCATGGAATTAGAACGCAAAACATACATCTCATGCTGTTGCGCCTAGCAGGAAGTAATTATAATTGAAGTGGGACTAATAAGCCCCAGTTATTAGCCAGCTAGCATAGACGAGAAActacaaacacattcaaacaagcACTGACCACATCGGGAGGAGCCGCATGCTCTGGTCGTCGACAGGAACTCATACTTCTTCCTTTTATATATGTGGTAGTATCCCAAGAAAAGCCGTTAATATAGTTTACTTCTCAAAAAACAAGCTAAATGCAGCGGACACATGTCTACTTTACGTGGGAAGCTCTTTTTCGGCGAATAGATCAGGGTGAATTATAGGAGCGAGATCAGTATGTTGCCATCTAGTGGCCATTTATTTTTTCGTAGGTTTATTGGCAAAACGCCAACAgagcacaacagtaaaaagaTACGAAAATATTAAGAGTTGCGTAACAatgttaaatacatatatatatgtatatatatatatatatatacatatacacatatatatatacatatatatacatatatatatgtatatatatatatatatatatatatatatatatatacatatatatatatacatacatatatatatatacatatacatgtatatacatatatatacacatatatatatacacatatatatatatatatacatatatatatacatatatacatacatatatacatacatatatatacatatatatatacatatatatatatacatatatatatatatacatatatatatatacatacatatatatatatacatacatatatatatatatatatatatacatatatatatatatatatatatatacatatatatatatacatatatatatatatatatatatatatatatatatatatatatatatatatatatatatacatatatatatatatatatatatatatacatatatatatatatatatatatatatatatatatatatatatatttatatatatgtgtatgtgtatgagcggcacggtggacgactggttagagcgtcagcctcacagttctgaggacccgggttcaatccccggacccacctgtgtggagtttgcatgttctccccgtgcctgcgtgggttttctccgggcactccggtttcctcccacatcccaaaaacatgcattaattggagactctaaattgcccgtaggcatgactgtgagagcgaatggttgtttgtttctatgtgccctgcgattggctggcaaccagttcagggtgtaccccgcctcctgcccgatgacagctgggataggctccagcacgcccgcgacccaagtgaggagaagcggctcagaaaatggatggatggatatatatatatatgtatatatatatatatatacatatatatataaaatatggaaattatataataaagaGATTTGACAAGGATTGTctttgatacttttttttaacatttatttacggTTTCACGTTATAAAGGTCAAACGGAGGTTGGTTCTGGTTCTGCTTTGTGATTGGACAGCGACACGTCGACTGTTAACGTTGATTCCTATTGGTCCATTGCGTCTTGACGTAGACGGAACTAGTTTGTTTTCCCTGCTCGGTGATGAGGTGGAAAAATGGCGGAGGTCGCTCACAAGCTGGGCGGCGGAGTTTGCCGGTTGTCCACCGTCAGATCCGGCCAGAGTTTACCGGTTTGCTGCGGGGATGCTTCCGAAACTCGGCgtgaaaagtgcatttttatGGCAAGTCGAAATAATGATGCTTTACCTGGGAATGAAGGGATGGTTTGGCTAAAAACCAAAGCGGCAGAACCCAAAGTAGAAGTCGGGCGAATGGCAAGAAGTCATCTTGTGAATGAAACTTGTTTGTACCAGAACTCAACTCGTTTTACTGGGTTTGGTCATGCTCGAGAGATTTTGAATGTATTAAACAGTTCTTTGGTTGGACCGCGAAGGTCTTCCGGGAGCAGAGGATCTGTTTCCGGTCACCTTAACCCGCTCTTCACGTCAACTCAGCAGCTGCGAGCTTTCTGCATCCTCATCCGACTAAATAGGTTAGAGAGACGACATTGTGACTCTTTTAAATCCAGAAGCTACAGCAGGACAAGAGACCCAAAAGATGACCCCTTGTACAGAAACAGGATGGCCTATTATGACATCCTCAAAGTGTCCCCTAATGCCACGCAGTCCCAAATCAAGACGGCCTACTACAAGCAGTCTTTCCTCTTCCACCCGGACAAAAACCCCGGGAGCGCAGAGTCTGCACTGCGCTTCTCTGAGATCAGCGAGGCCTACACGGTGCTGGGCAACAAAAGTCTGAGGAGAAAGTACGACCGAGGCATTCTGAGCATGACGGACGTCCGCGGCGTGGGAAGACCCCCCTCCAAGGAGACCCCGAGCAGGTCTACGGGATCcacacaacagcagcagcaaactACCTCCAGGCGCTTCTCCCAAACGGGAGGGAGGCCCATGTACGACTTTGACGCATTCTACCAGGCGCATTACGGCGAGCAGCTGCAGAGGGAGCGAGAAATGCGAGCCAGGCGGCAGCGTGAAGTCGAGGCGCGCAAGGAGAAGCTGCGCAGGTGGAGGCAGAGCAAGATAATCGAGGGCACGGTGGGCTTGCTGCTGCTGGTCGCGGGCATCGTTTTCATGAGCGTCAGCAAGCCCTGAAAGACGAGCGGCATCGGGACCACCACCCTTGTGGGGCGGTGCGTTGTCTCagttttagtctttttttcaaTCAAGGGTTGGAGTCATTTGGGTGTTCGTTTAAGTCAATCTTTTGGGAATACACCTGGCAAAATCCTACAAATAAAAGTTTGCCCAACTGTGTGTGACACTGCAATGGCAATAAATTGCTGTCTAACTGTCTTTTGTTCATCATCCCTTTGTATTgcggtgattcccaaccagggtgctgGAAGAGGTCATCAGAGGTGCGAAGGGAggttatccaatttcacttagttTACCCTAAAATTAACTACAAACGTTTGTTCATATATCTATGCCTGCAACATATAtggacagacagaacaattttAATGCTTCTCTATTAGGTGGCGGAGGGTCCAAACCTGTGTATCTAGCTGTTGCTATTTATAAAACAGAATAAGTTGCGGCCTCTTGTGAGTAAATCAgccttttcttcaattaaacaggcctaGATTTCACACTGTCACTTATTCAGTAATAAATCGAATTGTGAGTAAATTAAGATGGGATGATGATCgttattttgtgacattttttctttGGTGGTATACTGTGAGATTTTTGTTAGTTTAAAATAGATGCCTTGGTTCAGGAAAGGGTGGGAAACACTTGTATAGAAATGTGAACTTTGAATTTgtggaaaaggaaaacaataagACACTTCTAACACGTTTTAAGGTTCTCATCAATACATAAACAGAACTATTGTGGAAGGGTTAATTTCCGTTCAACAAGTGAAACTCGTTTATGTCATCAAACAAGAAAATACTCTTCAGAAGgccattaaaatgttttcaatatagaaattaggtaggaTTACCTAATTTCTATATGAAAATCATTTTGAGTGTATCTgttctttaactcattcactgccgtggacgtttacagtatattcatgtAACACTATTAACCcgaaatatatacatataagaGAGTTTTGCCCAGCTTGTCAGACAATTGAGGTTTGTCAACCACTGTAAAGACtgacagatccctgtagatagcggcgttgcatcgctttggatttgagatcaacgcagcttttgagtagaaacTAATTGCATGCTTTGGACGGGGGAAAGTAGCGCCATCCGGTGGATGTAATGCAAATTGAAATCTTAATATGGAAGATTAACGTGGAATCAGTGTGTTGCTCGGAACCATGCTTTGACATGTGATCCGAATTTCAGGAACAGagatgacaattttattttcgCACCTATATTCATGCAACACAGccaaaatcagtctggcatgcattccagtcgctgactaattacaagcgacgatccccccaagctgagaacaatagcacactagccaacgacttgaataccttctactgcagatttgaaaaggacagtttcacaccacacaccaatccggccgcacccgcgaccacaatcacacctctgacctctgcgttaaccatccatgaacaggatgtgagacgcatcttcaaacaacaaaagattaacaaagcggcatgcccggaccttgtgtccccatcctgcctcaaagtctgcgcggaccagctcgcgccagtcttcactcagatcttcaacagatcactggaaatgtgcgaagttccatcctgcttcaaacgctccaccatcatcccagtccccaagaaacctgcaatctcgggtctgaatgactacaggcctgtcgtcctgacatctgtggtcatgaagtcctttgaacgtcgtGTGCTGGACCAGCtcagagtgtcacaggtcccctgctggaccccctgcagtttgcctaccaagcgaacagatctgcggatgatgcagtcaacatgggactgcacttcatcctagaacacctcgacagtgcagggacctacacgaggatcctgttcgtggacttcagctcagcgttcaacaccatcatccctgaactcctttcatccaagcttctccagctcagcgtctcacctgccatctgccagtggatttacagctttctgacgggcaggacacagcaggtcaggctgggggaggccacctcatccacacgcagcatcagcactggggcgccccaaggttgtgtcctctctccgctgctcttctctctctacacgaacgactgcacctcagcgaacccgactgtcaaactcctgaagtttgcagatgacaccactgtcatcggcctcatcaaggacggtgacgagtctgcatatcgacaggaagcggagcggctggagctgtggtgcggccgacacaacctggagctgaacacgctcaagactgtagagatgatcgtggacttcaggaggcatccttcgccacagctgcccctcacgctgtccagctgccttgtgtcaaccgtcgagaccttcaagttcctgggaattacaatctcccaggacctgaagtgggcgaccaacatcaactccgtcctcaaaaaggcccagcagaggatgtacttcctgcggcttctgagaaagcatggcctgccaccggagctgctgagacagttctacacagcggtcatcgaatcagtcctgtgttcttccatcacagtctggtttggtgctgctacaaaaaaggacaaactccgactgcaacggacaatcaaaactgctgaaaggattgtcggtacccccctacccacccttgaggacttgcacgctgccagaactaagacaagggcgtgcaaaatcctctcggaccctccccaccctggtcaccagctcttccagctccttccctcaggtaggcgctaccgatcaatgcaaactagaactagtagacattccaacagcttcttccctcttgcaatcaacttcttgaacagctaacttacaattccattacaacaagctggcaattttttgacttgagttcgttgtcacatttctgtattatgtattactcgtgcactcactgtagttgtctcgccgtgctgcactatttgcatatagtggccactcatgccagagtagtatctgctccatttgcacactgattgaggagtatctgtaacatttgcacaaccattgtcccagattatcgcactactcgtcactttaaaccgcatacactccttgaagtctcagtgccctttgcacaatggtcattgcaccggactattgcgatattagccattcgaactgaggactctgcatctttttgcacaattgttgtttgttgttgttttttgttaatgtctttatgtctccaaagtgttctgtaaattgactgtctgttgtactagagcggctccaactaccggagacaaattccttgtgtgttttggacatacttggcaaataaagatgattctgattctgattctgatgtcttgaaaatgtaaagatATGTAATTATGACAGTGGCACACGAGTCACTAGGCTCATTCAGGGATTTACTATACATTGTGTTACTGTATTAAATTGAATCCAACCAAAGTACTCCACTGTGGattaactttgtttttgtcGTGTGACGTTTGGCCTGTAGATCGCCTGATGAAGACATCACAGTGACGTCCATCTGACGTCATTTGAGCTGAACGACGCTGATGCTATTAAAGGtggactattaaaaaaaattaacggGGACTGTTTGGGATTTCatttatatacatgtatacaccaTACACACTATGTATATAATGGTAtacaccagtggttctcaaacgctttacaccaagtaccacctcatcATAACATATTTAGCACTCCAAGTACTAatatcatgaccaacattaaaaccaGGTAATGTACTAGTAGTGTTGGTCAAACATGAGAGTGGTTTTACAAtatatgcagtttgaacattatatgAAATcattctttcatgtaccactagaAGGAGTGTGTgtcccactagtggtactccTACCATACTTTGAGAATAACTGGTATACACTGACATATATATAGCTATAGATATGATATATATGATGGAAGGCCACAAAACTAAAAATTAgtttgttcacattttattcACAGAAATATAAAGTAGTACGTCAAGTACATCACTTTGTACAAAATTGCACATACTCTCCAAAACTCAGTCAGACAACAGAAACAAATCAActgtttgaattattatttttatttttttaaaccaagtgtTACGAAAATAAAAGGGCACAAAGACTAAACATACTCTTCAAAACAAagcaagaaaacagaaaaaaatcagCTTTTTGTTTTGCTAAATAAATTGCTGTGTTAAGGGCATGAGCAGTCTGTGATATGTGTGATGGGGCCCTTGCACAAAGATAAGACTCAATAGGGGAGGAAAAATTCATTTACAGCAGTTTAGGAATAaaaaatttgtttcaaaaatagGATTCAAATTGGCACATTAACCTCCTAGGCTGTGCTGGAAAACTCTGCGAGATGGCCACGCTTGACACATCGATCGCTCATCGATATGTTCCACTCAGCTGAACAAAAGAGTTGACCATA of the Phyllopteryx taeniolatus isolate TA_2022b chromosome 8, UOR_Ptae_1.2, whole genome shotgun sequence genome contains:
- the bud23 gene encoding probable 18S rRNA (guanine-N(7))-methyltransferase, with amino-acid sequence MSSCRRPEHAAPPDVFYNAEEAKKYSQNSRMIAIQTQMSERAVELLNLPEGQPCFLLDVGCGSGLSGDYLTEEGHYWVGVDISTAMLDVALDREVEGDLLFGDMGQGMPFRPATFDGCISISALQWLCNADKRTHGPPKRLYAFFSTLYSSLSRGARAVFQLYPENSEQLELITAQAMRAGFSGGMVVDYPNSSKAKKFFLCLFAGVTGVLPKGLCSETSNKNVTNQVQYSGQRCRFKNMKGKSAKKGRDWILEKKERRRRQGREVRADTKYTGRQRRPHF
- the dnajc30b gene encoding dnaJ (Hsp40) homolog, subfamily C, member 30b, giving the protein MAEVAHKLGGGVCRLSTVRSGQSLPVCCGDASETRREKCIFMASRNNDALPGNEGMVWLKTKAAEPKVEVGRMARSHLVNETCLYQNSTRFTGFGHAREILNVLNSSLVGPRRSSGSRGSVSGHLNPLFTSTQQLRAFCILIRLNRLERRHCDSFKSRSYSRTRDPKDDPLYRNRMAYYDILKVSPNATQSQIKTAYYKQSFLFHPDKNPGSAESALRFSEISEAYTVLGNKSLRRKYDRGILSMTDVRGVGRPPSKETPSRSTGSTQQQQQTTSRRFSQTGGRPMYDFDAFYQAHYGEQLQREREMRARRQREVEARKEKLRRWRQSKIIEGTVGLLLLVAGIVFMSVSKP